One part of the Sphingopyxis sp. TUF1 genome encodes these proteins:
- a CDS encoding sigma factor-like helix-turn-helix DNA-binding protein — MNRIGAAMRFRKPRAISSLDAAEIERRLAIALGKMTARQADIFVGVRFDETPYEELAARHGISVDQVTADFARALRMWSRCLHARFPSLVWPWL, encoded by the coding sequence ATGAACAGGATCGGTGCAGCGATGCGGTTCAGGAAACCGCGCGCTATTTCGAGCCTCGACGCCGCGGAGATCGAACGCCGGTTGGCGATTGCACTCGGCAAGATGACCGCGCGGCAGGCCGACATTTTCGTGGGCGTCCGCTTCGACGAAACGCCCTACGAGGAACTTGCGGCGCGCCACGGCATCAGTGTCGATCAGGTCACTGCCGACTTTGCCCGCGCGCTGCGCATGTGGTCGCGCTGCCTCCATGCGCGCTTTCCATCGCTGGTCTGGCCATGGCTATAA
- a CDS encoding HEPN domain-containing protein: MRSDIDHLPPHKQRELERVVQIIFEEFEDALALATQGWKKKGRIAKIILYGSYARGGWVDEPHTAKGYQSDYDLLIIVSDKRLTDRIEYWAKLDDRLIREFGVTKTLRTPVNFIVHSLDEVNAGLSHGRYFFIDVARDGIALYQDHDSELAEPKPMTPHAALDMAREYFDEWFPAARGRLDTAQYVRGQGRIKEAAFDTHQAAEFLYHCVLLVCRFYTPHVHNLGFLRTQAEQIDPRLIDAWPREDRKDRSRFEKLKDAYVKARYSKHYKITEEELAWLGERVEQLAAIVETICNERIAELENTARDAG, encoded by the coding sequence ATGCGAAGCGACATCGATCATCTTCCACCGCACAAGCAGCGCGAGCTTGAACGCGTCGTGCAGATCATCTTCGAGGAGTTCGAGGATGCGCTGGCGCTCGCGACGCAGGGCTGGAAGAAGAAAGGCCGTATCGCCAAGATCATTCTCTATGGCAGTTATGCGCGCGGCGGCTGGGTCGATGAACCGCACACGGCGAAAGGTTATCAGTCGGACTATGATCTGCTCATCATCGTCAGCGACAAGCGGCTCACCGACCGCATTGAATATTGGGCAAAGCTCGACGACCGGCTGATCCGCGAATTTGGGGTCACCAAGACGCTGCGCACGCCGGTCAACTTCATTGTTCACAGTCTCGACGAGGTGAACGCGGGGCTCAGCCACGGGCGCTATTTCTTCATCGACGTCGCGCGCGACGGCATTGCGCTATATCAGGACCATGACAGCGAGCTTGCCGAACCCAAGCCGATGACGCCGCACGCCGCGCTCGACATGGCGCGCGAGTATTTTGACGAGTGGTTTCCAGCGGCGCGCGGCCGCTTGGACACCGCTCAATATGTTCGGGGACAAGGCCGTATAAAAGAAGCCGCTTTCGATACTCATCAGGCGGCCGAGTTTCTCTATCACTGCGTCCTTCTCGTGTGCCGCTTCTACACGCCGCACGTCCACAACCTTGGCTTTCTTCGGACGCAAGCCGAGCAGATCGATCCCCGCCTGATCGACGCTTGGCCGCGCGAAGATCGCAAAGACCGGTCGCGCTTCGAGAAGCTCAAGGACGCCTATGTCAAAGCGCGTTACTCGAAACATTACAAGATCACCGAGGAAGAGCTCGCGTGGCTCGGCGAGCGCGTCGAGCAGCTTGCCGCTATCGTCGAAACCATTTGCAACGAACGCATCGCCGAACTGGAAAACACCGCACGCGACGCGGGATAG
- a CDS encoding MucR family transcriptional regulator yields the protein MEDSEMLVTLTADIVAAHVSNNSVAISDIPLVIRSVHEALASLASGAEPEPEPQQPAVSVRSSVKPDYIVCLEDGKKLKTMRRYLMTQFGMTPDEYRAKWNLPKDYPMTAPNYTETRRALAKQIGLGTKGRGGGRKPAARVKAKTKQG from the coding sequence ATGGAAGATAGTGAAATGCTGGTCACGCTGACCGCCGATATTGTCGCGGCGCACGTCAGCAACAACAGCGTCGCCATATCGGACATCCCGCTCGTCATCCGTTCTGTGCACGAAGCGCTCGCCAGTCTTGCGTCCGGCGCAGAACCCGAACCCGAACCGCAGCAGCCCGCCGTGTCGGTCCGGTCGTCGGTAAAACCCGACTATATCGTCTGTCTCGAAGACGGCAAAAAGCTCAAGACGATGCGCCGCTATCTGATGACCCAGTTCGGCATGACGCCCGACGAGTATCGCGCGAAGTGGAATTTGCCGAAGGACTATCCGATGACCGCGCCCAACTACACGGAGACGCGCCGCGCGCTGGCCAAGCAGATCGGGCTTGGCACCAAGGGACGCGGCGGCGGGCGAAAGCCCGCTGCGCGCGTGAAGGCGAAGACCAAACAGGGCTGA
- a CDS encoding conjugal transfer protein TraD — translation MKRRERTRQLIELGGLVAKADLVELTGDDRAVIFGLLVEAAATLRGEARERQLSLWRRRGKRAFDTGKVE, via the coding sequence GTGAAGCGCCGCGAGCGCACGCGCCAGCTGATTGAACTCGGCGGGCTTGTCGCGAAGGCCGACTTGGTCGAGCTGACCGGCGACGACCGCGCCGTCATCTTCGGGCTGCTGGTCGAAGCGGCCGCGACGCTGCGCGGCGAGGCGCGCGAACGGCAGCTGTCATTATGGCGTCGTCGCGGCAAACGCGCGTTCGACACTGGCAAGGTTGAGTAG
- a CDS encoding conjugal transfer protein TraD, producing the protein MRKPRDFDAELQALTDKAKVLKTKKQGQLGELVIATGADALAIEQLAGALLEVVSADAARKEAWRKSGAAFFRGEDARARKGAGRDTGGASASDASAQSPSGAAGAA; encoded by the coding sequence ATGCGCAAACCGAGAGATTTCGACGCCGAACTCCAGGCGCTGACCGACAAGGCGAAGGTGCTCAAGACGAAGAAACAAGGCCAGCTTGGCGAGCTGGTCATCGCGACCGGCGCTGATGCCCTAGCTATCGAACAGCTTGCGGGCGCACTGCTCGAAGTTGTCAGCGCAGACGCGGCGCGAAAGGAGGCATGGCGCAAGAGCGGCGCGGCCTTCTTTCGCGGCGAAGATGCCCGCGCTCGCAAAGGCGCTGGCCGTGACACGGGCGGCGCTTCGGCGAGCGATGCAAGCGCGCAATCGCCTTCAGGCGCAGCAGGCGCGGCATGA